Proteins from a single region of Catenulispora acidiphila DSM 44928:
- a CDS encoding DUF6928 family protein, with protein sequence MMIGDPRLFEAEPGDISPVVDQIAGLMPTARCVAGVMQNVVDRVWLRAVEDGRLIREFGAVSESGEVWIDRGERSQVELPFWSRDRWPKLSDEEWETVSVFPFSTESFGDAVIGDLAFGAPLTRLPRHVYELPVTVFDLDAAAVQRTEHEDEIAAIVRRIKIKPLDLNALTNRHDGAHHQGSDHE encoded by the coding sequence ATGATGATCGGCGATCCACGACTGTTCGAGGCCGAACCCGGCGACATTTCTCCTGTTGTCGATCAGATCGCCGGGCTTATGCCGACAGCCCGGTGTGTCGCCGGTGTGATGCAGAACGTCGTCGACCGGGTATGGCTGCGTGCGGTGGAGGACGGTCGTCTGATCCGGGAGTTCGGCGCTGTCAGCGAGTCCGGCGAGGTCTGGATCGACCGCGGCGAGCGCAGCCAGGTGGAGCTTCCGTTCTGGAGCCGGGATCGGTGGCCCAAGCTGAGCGATGAGGAGTGGGAGACGGTGTCGGTGTTTCCCTTCTCGACCGAGAGCTTCGGCGACGCGGTGATCGGCGACCTGGCTTTCGGCGCTCCGCTCACGCGGTTGCCGCGGCACGTGTACGAACTGCCGGTGACCGTCTTTGACTTGGACGCTGCAGCAGTCCAACGCACCGAGCATGAAGACGAGATCGCGGCGATCGTTCGGCGTATCAAGATCAAGCCACTGGATCTTAACGCTCTTACGAACCGTCACGATGGCGCTCATCACCAAGGCAGCGATCATGAGTGA
- a CDS encoding FAD-dependent monooxygenase, whose translation MPSLEDTSHTPVLIVGGGLVGLSAALFLRYHGVDCVLVERREHPSELPRSRGVHVRTVELFRQIGIEEHVQHVARSALKAGAFGGARMGKTLMDSTDLPMDGVRRGIGADPSPSSFCFCPQVLLEPVLADLARERGADVHFGAELLELRQDADHVTATVNGHTITADYLIAADGAGSPIRETLGIAGWSLPSLHHYVNAYARVDLAETVQGRTFSQCEIVNDDVRALILAKNNTDEWSFHLEYDPRAETLRDYPPDRCADLVRAAVGRSDLDVEILAASTWDDGVHVADEYRRGRVLLAGDAAHRHAPWGGFGANTGIADAHNLAWKLAAVLAGHADSPLLDTYQTERRPRAVLAAEQARARTDFLARYGIATHQNRDDVARHIDSGAIMTRYRYASSAVCPGADTQEQGWVNELTAQSGTRLPHMWLKSGDAEVSTLDLCGPGFAIVTTATTDDWDRAAQSAAARTGLTVSVHRIGQAANLVPVEGDWAEATESPADGALLVRPDGHVAARTDEGLRPDDLDRVLLTLVGRLPSPPDAG comes from the coding sequence ATGCCATCACTCGAAGACACCTCCCACACCCCCGTGCTCATCGTCGGCGGCGGCCTGGTCGGTCTGTCCGCGGCGCTCTTCTTGCGCTACCACGGAGTCGACTGCGTCCTGGTCGAACGCCGTGAGCACCCCTCCGAGCTGCCCCGCTCGCGCGGCGTCCACGTACGCACCGTCGAACTGTTCCGGCAGATCGGCATCGAGGAACACGTTCAGCATGTGGCACGCAGTGCGTTGAAGGCCGGCGCGTTCGGCGGAGCCCGCATGGGCAAGACGCTGATGGACTCCACCGATCTGCCGATGGACGGCGTGCGCCGCGGTATCGGCGCTGACCCGAGCCCGTCATCATTCTGCTTCTGTCCCCAGGTGCTCCTGGAACCGGTGCTCGCCGACCTGGCCCGCGAGCGGGGTGCCGACGTGCACTTCGGCGCCGAACTGCTCGAACTGCGACAGGACGCCGATCATGTCACCGCCACGGTGAACGGCCACACCATCACCGCGGACTACCTGATCGCCGCCGACGGAGCAGGCAGTCCCATCCGGGAAACCCTGGGCATCGCCGGCTGGTCCCTGCCGTCACTGCACCACTACGTCAACGCCTACGCCCGCGTCGACCTCGCCGAAACGGTCCAGGGCCGCACCTTCAGCCAGTGCGAGATCGTCAACGACGACGTACGGGCCCTGATCCTGGCGAAGAACAACACCGACGAGTGGTCCTTCCACCTCGAATACGATCCCCGCGCCGAGACGCTGCGGGACTACCCGCCGGACCGCTGCGCCGACCTGGTCCGCGCGGCGGTGGGCCGATCCGACCTCGACGTCGAGATCCTGGCCGCCAGCACCTGGGACGACGGAGTCCACGTCGCTGACGAGTACCGGCGCGGACGGGTACTGCTCGCCGGCGACGCGGCGCACCGGCACGCGCCCTGGGGCGGCTTCGGCGCGAACACCGGGATCGCCGACGCACACAATCTCGCCTGGAAACTCGCCGCCGTGCTGGCCGGGCACGCCGACTCCCCGCTGCTGGACACGTATCAGACCGAGCGGCGCCCGCGCGCCGTCCTGGCCGCGGAACAAGCCCGGGCGCGGACCGACTTCCTCGCCCGATACGGCATCGCCACCCACCAGAACCGGGACGACGTGGCTCGCCACATCGACAGCGGCGCCATCATGACGCGCTATCGCTACGCCTCCTCCGCGGTGTGTCCCGGCGCCGACACACAGGAGCAGGGCTGGGTGAACGAACTCACCGCGCAATCGGGTACCCGGCTACCTCACATGTGGCTGAAGTCCGGCGACGCAGAGGTCTCCACCCTCGATCTGTGCGGTCCGGGCTTCGCCATCGTGACGACGGCGACGACCGATGACTGGGACCGCGCAGCGCAGTCCGCGGCGGCACGCACCGGCCTGACCGTCTCAGTACACCGGATCGGCCAGGCCGCGAACCTGGTTCCGGTCGAGGGCGACTGGGCCGAGGCCACCGAGTCGCCCGCCGACGGAGCGTTGCTGGTTCGTCCCGACGGACATGTCGCCGCCCGCACCGATGAGGGTCTGCGCCCCGACGATCTCGACCGCGTGCTGCTCACCCTCGTCGGTCGGCTGCCGTCCCCGCCGGACGCAGGCTGA
- a CDS encoding TetR/AcrR family transcriptional regulator, protein MTTEPMGLRERKKHEARLRIADAALELFAAKGFDHTTVAEVAAAADVSVKTVFNYFPAKEDLFFDRAEEVEQRWLDAVADRSPGESVLAGLRRRSLSRFDQNADGSAFRFRRVMAGSAVLQGRGQQMWAAHEDAIAAALAEAMGAAVDDPTPQVLASQALGTHPLALRMAERWSDAGLAAEEVQRRVLDLINRWYDVLEEGIGR, encoded by the coding sequence ATGACCACCGAGCCGATGGGGCTGCGCGAACGCAAGAAGCATGAGGCACGGCTCCGCATCGCGGACGCGGCGCTGGAGCTGTTCGCGGCCAAGGGGTTCGACCATACGACGGTCGCGGAGGTCGCCGCCGCCGCGGACGTGTCGGTCAAGACCGTGTTCAACTACTTCCCTGCCAAGGAAGATCTCTTCTTCGACCGCGCCGAGGAGGTGGAGCAGCGCTGGCTGGACGCCGTCGCCGACCGGTCGCCCGGCGAGTCCGTCCTCGCCGGTCTGCGTCGCAGGTCCCTGAGTCGCTTCGATCAGAACGCGGACGGCTCGGCGTTCCGTTTCCGCCGAGTGATGGCCGGTAGCGCGGTCCTGCAAGGCCGCGGCCAGCAGATGTGGGCCGCCCACGAGGACGCCATCGCCGCGGCTTTGGCCGAGGCGATGGGTGCCGCCGTAGACGATCCGACGCCCCAGGTCTTGGCGAGCCAGGCCCTCGGCACCCATCCGCTGGCCTTGCGCATGGCCGAGCGGTGGAGCGACGCCGGGCTCGCGGCCGAGGAGGTCCAGCGTCGGGTACTGGACCTGATCAACCGGTGGTACGACGTGCTGGAGGAGGGGATCGGCCGCTAG
- a CDS encoding acyl-CoA-like ligand-binding transcription factor — protein sequence MTTHEATGGHLGLRERKKQQTRERIRREAYRLFAEQGYEATTVDQIAEAAEVSPSTFFRYFPSKEDVVLQDEYDPALADALRARPANEPIVEAVLNALKGPLGQMLQKDRDELLLRTRISFTDPAIRARSVADQERSEQVIAEIIAERAERQATDLEVRCAAAAIIAVFTTVVRYWVEGGGEEELAELYERHLPLLTTGFAF from the coding sequence ATGACGACGCACGAGGCCACCGGCGGACACCTCGGCCTGCGGGAACGCAAGAAGCAGCAGACCCGCGAGCGCATCCGCCGGGAGGCCTACCGCCTGTTCGCCGAGCAGGGCTACGAGGCCACCACGGTGGACCAGATCGCGGAAGCGGCGGAGGTCTCGCCCAGCACGTTCTTCCGATACTTCCCCTCCAAGGAGGACGTGGTCCTCCAGGACGAGTACGACCCCGCCCTCGCTGACGCGTTGCGCGCCCGCCCCGCGAACGAGCCCATCGTCGAGGCGGTCCTCAACGCGTTGAAGGGTCCGCTGGGCCAGATGCTCCAGAAGGACCGCGACGAACTGCTGCTGCGGACCCGGATCAGCTTCACGGACCCGGCGATCCGGGCCCGATCGGTGGCCGACCAAGAACGAAGCGAGCAGGTCATCGCCGAGATCATCGCCGAGCGCGCGGAGCGGCAGGCGACCGACCTGGAGGTGCGGTGCGCGGCCGCCGCGATCATCGCGGTGTTCACGACGGTGGTGCGGTACTGGGTGGAAGGCGGCGGGGAAGAGGAGCTGGCGGAGCTGTACGAGCGGCATTTGCCGCTGCTGACCACGGGATTCGCTTTCTGA
- a CDS encoding MFS transporter has translation MPALDLSQSPRRWPALAALTLSVLIVGLDGTVINVALPTIAGDLHTDSAQLQWISGGYLLALSVAMLPVGLLGDRYGHRRLLLSGIAVFGAASLVGSLADSPTAVIAARAVLGLGAAAILPLSMAILPRVFSKDEQPRAIAVWTAATALGMPVGPVVGGWLLNHFWWGSVFLFNVPVAVVALAAGLWLLPRDAERTSAAPPFDTLGALLGGLGITALVYGTILISEDGWTAPSVLASLSAAAALLAGFVVRERRFPHPLVDFALFGDRRFRWGTLIAVFVNFAVMGILFVVPQYLQSVLGNDAFGTGIRVLPLIGGLMLSAALSEFLLPRLGVRLVVTTGLLVLAAGVLFGATTGAADGYGFAAGWLGLTGLGFGLAVVPATSLVLGTLPDHGTGSGTSLLETIQQLGSALGVAGLGSLLSYGYLARLHTGRLPTSEADAARDSVSDADALAGQLHDAGLAVNAHASFVHGMSLVLLVCGVIALLGAGLAAAFLPRHAGAPGAGQVSGTVAEPAESIA, from the coding sequence ATGCCTGCGCTCGATCTTTCACAGTCCCCGCGCCGCTGGCCGGCCCTCGCGGCCCTCACCCTCAGCGTCCTGATCGTCGGCCTCGACGGCACCGTCATCAATGTGGCCCTGCCGACGATCGCGGGCGATCTGCACACTGACAGCGCCCAACTGCAGTGGATCAGCGGCGGCTACCTGCTCGCTCTGTCAGTGGCGATGCTTCCGGTCGGTCTGCTGGGCGACCGCTATGGCCACCGGCGATTGCTGCTCTCCGGCATAGCCGTGTTCGGCGCCGCTTCCCTGGTCGGCTCACTGGCCGACTCGCCGACCGCGGTCATCGCGGCGCGCGCGGTCCTGGGTCTGGGCGCCGCCGCGATCCTGCCGTTGTCGATGGCGATCCTGCCGCGGGTCTTCAGCAAGGACGAGCAGCCCCGGGCCATCGCCGTCTGGACCGCCGCCACGGCGCTCGGCATGCCCGTCGGACCGGTGGTCGGCGGCTGGCTGCTCAACCACTTCTGGTGGGGCTCGGTCTTCCTGTTCAACGTCCCGGTCGCCGTTGTGGCGCTGGCTGCCGGCTTGTGGCTGCTGCCCCGCGATGCCGAACGGACGTCGGCCGCGCCGCCGTTCGACACCCTCGGCGCCCTGCTGGGCGGCCTCGGCATCACCGCGCTCGTCTATGGCACGATCCTGATCTCCGAGGACGGGTGGACTGCTCCGTCCGTCCTGGCCTCGCTGTCCGCCGCTGCCGCGCTGCTGGCCGGGTTCGTCGTCCGCGAGCGCCGTTTCCCGCATCCGCTGGTCGACTTCGCCCTGTTCGGCGACCGCCGCTTCCGGTGGGGGACGCTGATCGCGGTCTTCGTCAACTTCGCGGTGATGGGGATCTTGTTCGTGGTGCCGCAGTACCTCCAGTCCGTGCTGGGGAACGACGCCTTCGGCACAGGTATCCGGGTGCTGCCGCTCATCGGCGGGCTGATGCTGTCGGCGGCGCTCAGCGAATTCTTGCTGCCCAGGCTCGGCGTCCGGCTGGTCGTCACTACGGGCCTGCTGGTGCTCGCGGCCGGCGTGCTGTTCGGCGCCACCACCGGCGCCGCCGACGGCTACGGCTTCGCCGCCGGCTGGCTGGGCTTGACCGGCCTCGGCTTCGGGCTCGCAGTGGTGCCCGCCACCAGCCTGGTCCTGGGGACGCTGCCCGACCACGGAACCGGATCCGGCACCAGCCTGTTGGAAACCATCCAGCAGCTCGGGTCGGCGTTGGGCGTCGCGGGCCTCGGCAGCCTGCTCAGCTACGGCTACCTGGCCCGGCTGCACACCGGGCGGCTGCCGACATCGGAGGCCGACGCGGCACGCGACTCGGTGTCCGACGCCGACGCCCTCGCGGGGCAGCTGCACGACGCCGGACTTGCCGTGAACGCGCACGCGTCCTTCGTCCACGGCATGAGCCTGGTCCTCCTCGTCTGCGGCGTGATCGCCCTGCTCGGCGCCGGACTGGCCGCCGCCTTCCTCCCGCGGCACGCCGGCGCCCCGGGCGCCGGCCAGGTTTCCGGAACGGTGGCCGAACCCGCAGAATCGATCGCATGA
- the efeU gene encoding iron uptake transporter permease EfeU, giving the protein MLPTFVIGLREGLEAALIVGIIAAFVSRQGRRDLLRWMAAGVATAVLLCVAVGVVLEIVSADLPQRQQEGLETVVGALAVGMVTYMVVWMKRHSRELKAQLEGLAAEAMGRGTAGRAMVVMAFLAVLREGFETVVFLLAAFHESGNTAGAAGGAVAGIVVAVALGYGIYRGGVRLNLSKFFRATGIVLVLVAAGLVATALHTAHEAGWLDGGQQATVDLTSVVRPGSVRSALLTGMLGIQSRPVLAEVVGWFAYLVPIGLYVAWPPNRKLARRTLIRTTGGAAVVGAVAAVGLVFALPARPVTNPASGSAAPKAQLVGGAGGASATAAIRVELGAPLAGQGTAATTVSAKRTGTEQHEGISTDVYTAASSGPDATRPTAVSLEQAAALNGGRLPLGVRGTGQNSAAATGTVHVSYTDSTALTFWIEPRTGRIVDLRWTDTTRATLTGTAVGDVPLDQPIATADHGLTPAAAGAAAAAARHDRSSLDDRSAVLAGAWLAGTAAVLGAVCAAVLAVTERRDRRARVAHVTAEPSATPSG; this is encoded by the coding sequence ATGCTTCCTACCTTCGTCATCGGTTTGCGAGAGGGACTGGAGGCCGCTCTGATCGTCGGGATCATCGCGGCGTTCGTGAGCCGGCAGGGGCGGCGGGACCTGTTGCGGTGGATGGCCGCGGGCGTGGCGACCGCGGTGCTGCTGTGTGTCGCGGTCGGCGTGGTCCTGGAGATCGTGTCGGCCGATCTGCCGCAGCGGCAGCAGGAGGGCCTGGAGACGGTGGTCGGCGCTCTGGCCGTCGGCATGGTCACGTACATGGTCGTGTGGATGAAGCGGCACTCGCGCGAGCTCAAGGCGCAGCTCGAAGGACTCGCGGCGGAGGCGATGGGCCGCGGGACGGCCGGGCGCGCGATGGTGGTGATGGCGTTCCTCGCGGTGCTGCGCGAGGGCTTCGAGACCGTGGTGTTCCTGCTGGCCGCCTTCCACGAGTCGGGGAACACCGCCGGCGCCGCCGGCGGGGCGGTCGCCGGGATCGTGGTCGCGGTGGCGCTCGGATACGGGATCTACCGCGGCGGTGTGCGGCTGAACCTGTCGAAGTTCTTCCGGGCCACCGGGATCGTGCTGGTGCTGGTCGCCGCCGGGCTGGTGGCCACCGCGCTGCACACCGCGCACGAAGCGGGATGGCTGGACGGCGGCCAGCAGGCCACCGTCGACCTCACCAGCGTGGTGCGGCCCGGTTCGGTGCGGTCCGCGCTGCTGACCGGCATGCTCGGGATCCAGAGCCGGCCGGTGCTGGCCGAGGTCGTGGGCTGGTTCGCCTACCTGGTCCCGATCGGGCTGTACGTGGCGTGGCCGCCGAACCGCAAGCTCGCTCGCAGAACCCTGATCCGCACCACCGGCGGGGCGGCCGTCGTGGGCGCTGTCGCCGCGGTCGGCCTGGTCTTCGCCCTCCCCGCGCGGCCGGTGACGAACCCCGCCAGCGGCAGTGCGGCGCCGAAGGCACAGTTGGTCGGCGGTGCGGGCGGCGCGTCCGCCACCGCGGCCATCCGGGTCGAGCTCGGCGCGCCGCTCGCCGGACAGGGCACCGCCGCTACAACCGTCAGCGCGAAACGCACCGGAACCGAGCAGCACGAGGGCATCAGTACCGACGTCTACACCGCCGCGAGTTCCGGGCCCGACGCCACGCGTCCGACCGCGGTCTCCCTGGAACAGGCCGCGGCGCTCAACGGCGGACGGCTGCCGCTCGGCGTGCGCGGCACCGGACAGAACAGCGCGGCCGCGACCGGAACCGTGCACGTCTCCTACACCGACAGCACGGCCCTGACCTTCTGGATCGAACCGCGCACCGGCCGGATCGTCGATCTGCGATGGACCGACACCACCCGCGCCACGCTGACCGGCACCGCGGTCGGCGACGTACCGCTGGACCAGCCGATCGCCACCGCGGACCACGGCCTGACCCCGGCTGCGGCCGGAGCCGCCGCGGCCGCCGCCCGGCACGACCGCTCCAGCCTGGACGACCGCTCGGCGGTGCTGGCCGGCGCGTGGCTGGCCGGCACCGCCGCCGTCCTCGGGGCGGTGTGCGCTGCCGTGCTGGCCGTGACGGAGCGCCGCGATCGGCGCGCACGCGTGGCGCACGTCACCGCCGAACCGTCCGCCACACCGTCGGGATGA
- the efeO gene encoding iron uptake system protein EfeO, whose protein sequence is MRTSSATSARPRAALIAVAAVALTAAGALAGCSSSSSSGSSSPSGGTAKAADSSKPAGDPHKATVTITSAGGCAADKVSFPAGEVTFDITNKDATAVSEVELQSGQRIVGEKENLPPGFSGTFAVTVDAGTYTLYCPGATKENTPITVTGQASTGADTNTSALLANATKEYASYVTAQIGYLLQTSQALQTALQGTDLTAAQQAYMKARPYYEKIEPVAESFTVGTDNLDSDIDARTDDVPADQWTGFHRIEKGLFEDKSLNGLAAYGAGLVRNVQKLQGLTTGLAYKPFELANGAQELLDEVSSSKITGEEERYSHIDLLDFQANDEGAEQAFADLKPALAKIDPTLTSNISDAFTSLDTLVDSYRTGSNASGFALYTSLNDGDKQKLAAAVKAVQEPLSQVASKVAKS, encoded by the coding sequence TTGAGAACCTCGTCTGCCACCTCCGCCCGCCCGCGCGCCGCCCTCATCGCGGTGGCCGCCGTGGCGCTCACCGCCGCCGGCGCCCTGGCCGGCTGCAGCAGCTCCTCGTCGTCCGGCAGCTCCTCGCCGTCCGGCGGCACGGCGAAGGCGGCGGACAGCTCCAAGCCCGCCGGCGACCCGCACAAGGCGACCGTCACCATCACCTCGGCCGGCGGCTGCGCCGCGGACAAGGTCAGCTTCCCGGCCGGCGAGGTCACCTTCGACATCACCAACAAGGACGCCACCGCGGTCAGCGAGGTCGAGCTGCAAAGCGGCCAGCGCATCGTCGGGGAGAAGGAGAACCTGCCGCCCGGTTTCTCCGGCACGTTCGCGGTCACCGTCGACGCCGGCACGTACACGCTGTACTGCCCCGGCGCCACCAAGGAGAACACGCCGATCACGGTCACCGGCCAGGCCTCCACCGGCGCGGACACCAACACCAGCGCCCTGCTGGCGAACGCCACCAAGGAGTACGCATCCTACGTCACCGCCCAGATCGGTTACCTGCTCCAGACCTCGCAGGCGCTCCAGACCGCGCTCCAGGGCACCGACCTGACCGCCGCCCAGCAGGCCTACATGAAGGCGCGCCCCTACTACGAGAAGATCGAGCCGGTCGCAGAGTCCTTCACCGTGGGCACCGACAACCTGGACAGCGACATCGACGCTCGCACCGACGACGTGCCGGCCGACCAGTGGACCGGCTTCCACCGGATCGAGAAGGGCCTGTTCGAGGACAAGAGCCTGAACGGGCTGGCCGCCTACGGCGCCGGCCTGGTGAGGAACGTGCAGAAGCTCCAGGGCCTGACCACGGGCCTGGCCTACAAGCCGTTCGAGCTCGCCAACGGCGCGCAGGAACTGCTTGACGAGGTCTCCAGCTCCAAGATCACCGGCGAGGAGGAGCGCTACTCGCACATCGACCTGCTCGACTTCCAGGCCAACGACGAGGGCGCCGAGCAGGCCTTCGCCGACCTGAAGCCGGCGCTGGCCAAGATCGACCCGACGCTGACCTCGAACATCTCCGACGCCTTCACCTCGCTGGACACCTTGGTGGACTCCTACCGGACCGGCTCCAACGCCTCCGGCTTCGCGCTCTACACCTCGCTGAACGACGGCGACAAGCAGAAGCTCGCGGCCGCGGTGAAGGCCGTGCAGGAGCCGCTGTCGCAGGTGGCTTCGAAGGTCGCCAAGTCCTGA
- the efeB gene encoding iron uptake transporter deferrochelatase/peroxidase subunit, which translates to MGQAVDDEATTETAAEPGTASRRQVIGRAIGAAGVVAVGGVGYGVARATEPGGSPSPPASSASDIVPFYGANQAGIATPAQDRLAFAAFDVTSGSAQAFQVMLGTWAAAAAQMTKGLPVGAVDNNPQSPPIDTGEADGLSAAGLTITVGFGPSLFDHRFGLAGKRPAALADLPTLPGDGSLQPARSGGDLCVQACADDPTVAFHVIRNFARLARGTAVIRWSQLGFGRTSSTSDSQQTERNLMGFKDGTRNIKAEAADDLRDHVWVGSETDQAWMTGGSYLVARRIRMLIESWDTDYLSDQENVFGRFKTSGAPLTGKSEFDTPDLAAKHTDGTPVIPLNAHIRLAGPETNNNQKILRRGYSYTDGIDSATGLLDAGLFFLAYQKDPRRQFVPIQTRLGHQDNLNEYIRHTGSALFAVPPGVSAAGDWWGKSLFA; encoded by the coding sequence ATGGGACAAGCAGTGGACGACGAGGCCACGACCGAGACGGCGGCGGAACCCGGGACGGCCAGCCGGCGGCAGGTGATCGGCCGGGCGATCGGCGCGGCCGGAGTGGTCGCGGTCGGTGGCGTCGGCTACGGCGTCGCCCGGGCCACCGAGCCCGGCGGCAGCCCTTCCCCGCCCGCGTCCTCGGCTTCGGACATTGTGCCGTTCTACGGCGCCAACCAGGCCGGGATCGCCACGCCGGCCCAGGACCGGCTCGCCTTCGCAGCTTTCGATGTCACCAGCGGTTCGGCGCAGGCCTTCCAGGTGATGCTGGGAACCTGGGCCGCGGCCGCGGCGCAGATGACCAAGGGCCTGCCGGTCGGCGCGGTGGACAACAACCCACAGTCCCCGCCGATCGACACCGGCGAGGCCGACGGACTGAGCGCCGCCGGATTGACGATCACCGTCGGGTTCGGGCCCTCGCTGTTCGACCACCGGTTCGGTCTGGCCGGCAAGCGCCCGGCGGCCCTGGCCGACCTGCCGACCCTGCCCGGCGACGGCTCCCTGCAGCCCGCGCGCAGCGGCGGCGACCTCTGTGTGCAGGCCTGCGCGGACGACCCGACCGTGGCGTTCCACGTGATCCGCAACTTCGCCCGGCTGGCTCGCGGCACCGCGGTCATCCGCTGGTCCCAGCTCGGATTCGGCCGCACCTCCTCGACCTCGGACAGCCAGCAGACCGAGCGCAACCTGATGGGCTTCAAGGACGGCACCCGCAACATCAAAGCCGAAGCCGCCGACGATCTGCGCGACCACGTCTGGGTCGGCTCCGAGACCGACCAGGCCTGGATGACCGGCGGCAGCTATCTGGTGGCCCGCCGTATCCGGATGCTGATCGAGTCCTGGGACACCGACTACCTGTCCGACCAGGAGAACGTCTTCGGCCGGTTCAAGACCTCCGGCGCCCCGCTCACCGGCAAGTCCGAGTTCGACACACCGGACCTGGCCGCCAAGCACACCGACGGCACCCCGGTCATCCCGCTCAACGCCCACATCCGGCTGGCCGGCCCGGAGACCAACAACAACCAGAAGATCCTGCGCCGCGGCTACTCCTACACCGACGGCATCGACTCCGCCACCGGCCTGCTCGACGCCGGCCTGTTCTTCCTCGCCTACCAGAAGGACCCGCGCCGGCAGTTCGTCCCGATCCAGACCCGGCTCGGCCACCAAGACAACCTGAACGAGTACATCCGGCACACCGGCAGCGCGCTGTTCGCGGTGCCGCCGGGAGTCTCAGCCGCCGGAGACTGGTGGGGGAAGAGCCTATTCGCGTGA